In Thiomonas arsenitoxydans, the genomic stretch GCCCGGGCCGCTCACCTTGATTCTGCCGCGCAAACCCGGCGTGGCCGACGCCTGCGCCGGTGGACAGAACACCATCGGTCTGCGCTGCCCCTCCCATCCCGTCGCCCAGGCCGTGCTGGCGATTTTCAAAGGCGGGCAGGGCGGGTTGGCGGCGCCGTCGGCCAACCGCTTCGGCCGCATCAGCCCCACCACGGCGGCGCATGTGCATGCAGAACTCGGCGACGACCTGCTGGTGCTCGACGGCGGCGCCTGCGCCGTGGGCATCGAGAGCACCATCGTCGATTGCACCGCGCAACCGCCGCGCATCCTGCGCCCGGGGCAGTTGCAGGCGGCTGACATCGCGCAAACCCTGGGCGTGGCCGAGGCCGACTTGCTGCGCCCGGCAGAATCTGCCCCGCGTGTGGCGGGCGTGCTGCCGGCGCATTACGCCCCGCGCACACCGCTGCAGTGGTGTTCACGCGAGCAAATCAATGCACGCTGGGAGATTGGCACGAGCGCGGGGCGGCGCATCGGGGTGCTGGCATTCCCGCCGCAGCCACTCGCGCCCCATCCCTCATGGGTCACGCTGCCTGCCGATCCTGCTGCCTATGCGCAACAGCTTTACGCTGTTTTACGCAGACTAGATGCGGCAGGGCTCGAGGAGATTTGCGTTGAAGTCTTGCCGCCATCGCCTGCGTGGCTGGCGCTGCGCGACCGGCTGACGCGCGCAGTGCATGGCTCGGGTCGCTGACGTCCTGCAAGAGCGGGTGGTTCGCCACAAAAGGCGAACATGTATCCTTTTGTTGCAAATCGGCAAACCTGTGGCAAATGCGCAGTACCACTCTTGCGACGC encodes the following:
- a CDS encoding L-threonylcarbamoyladenylate synthase translates to MSEVNTDAQVRPREIIEAVRRLEAGELVGLPTETVYGLAADAENVQAVARIYAAKGRPADHPVIVHIHRAADLGHWASEVPETARKLAAAFWPGPLTLILPRKPGVADACAGGQNTIGLRCPSHPVAQAVLAIFKGGQGGLAAPSANRFGRISPTTAAHVHAELGDDLLVLDGGACAVGIESTIVDCTAQPPRILRPGQLQAADIAQTLGVAEADLLRPAESAPRVAGVLPAHYAPRTPLQWCSREQINARWEIGTSAGRRIGVLAFPPQPLAPHPSWVTLPADPAAYAQQLYAVLRRLDAAGLEEICVEVLPPSPAWLALRDRLTRAVHGSGR